From a single Ornithodoros turicata isolate Travis chromosome 8, ASM3712646v1, whole genome shotgun sequence genomic region:
- the LOC135366587 gene encoding uncharacterized protein LOC135366587 isoform X2 → MQEHRPQTIYHGCSNCDTLARLTKTTFLALLAVVAAVVPWKRKNLPCESQLLLLLMRLRLGLQVTDLAYRFNVSIGTASRIFKLWLGPVASVCRTLIVFPKPDVARSWLTDRESSHFPNLKGIIDCSEVPVSRPYNLSTQLQVWSNYKQDSTLKFLVCVNPHGCITFISKAFGGRISDKEITVESGFLELLLPGDQILADRGFLLHQEFFHRNVQLITPAFTKGRTQLLPSEVESSRRISSSRIIVERTVGHLKKWKVLSNTVSYTVVKHFDDILTIIAGLTNTAPSLLREYGVPATDAECP, encoded by the exons GACTCACAAAGACAACATTTCTAGCACTGCTGGCagttgttgcagctgttgtgcCATGGAAGCGTAAGAATCTGCCTTGTGAAAGCCAACTTCTGCTACTGTTGATGCGGCTGAGACTTGGGCTACAAGTTACAGACCTAGCCTACAGGTTCAACGTCTCCATTGGTACTGCAAGCCGCATCTTCAAACTCTGGCTGGGACCAGTGGCATCTGTGTGCCGCACGCTCATTGTGTTCCCCAAACCGGACGTTGCTAGAAGCTGGCTGACAGACAGGGAGAGTTCCCATTTCCCAAATTTGAAGGGAATAATTGACTGCAGTGAGGTACCCGTTTCCAG GCCTTACAACTTGTCCACGCAGCTACAAGTGTGGAGTAACTACAAACAAGACTCAACACTCAAGTTTTTGGTTTGTGTAAATCCACACGGGTGTATTACCTTCATCTCCAAAGCATTTGGTGGAAGGATATCTGATAAAGAAATCACAGTAGAAAGTG GCTTTCTGGAATTGCTCCTGCCAGGGGACCAAATTTTGGCTGACAGGGGGTTCCTGTTGCATCAAGAATTCTTCCATCGCAACGTGCAACTCATCACGCCTGCATTTACAAAAGGAAGGACGCAGCTTCTTCCAAGCGAGGTGGAAAGTTCCAGAAGGATTTCGTCCTCACGCATCATTGTAGAAAGGACCGTCGGACACCTTAAGAAATGGAAGGTGCTCTCAAACACTGTTTCATATACGGTGGTGAAACACTTCGACGACATCCTTACCATAATCGCAGGACTGACGAACACTGCTCCTTCTCTCCTACGTGAAT ACGGGGTGCCAGCCACTGACGCGGAATGTCCGTAG